One window from the genome of Leuconostoc suionicum encodes:
- a CDS encoding ammonium transporter, whose product MNSGDLAWVLVSAALVWVMTPGLALFYGGLGERRNLLHTMFIPVMIIGIASLVWFVVGYTLSFGGSGNVIGNFKHLFLTNVSFTHSTKGLTIPDGAFALFQGMFPIITAAIITGSVIGRVRIKALLVFIALWLIFIYSPLAHMVWGGGFLAQLGAIDFAGGTVVHISSGVTGLVLALMIGHRHIDKHIPVRPSYVLIGGALLWVGWFGFNSGSALAANGTAVLALVNTWLASAAAVLTWGLVEYKYHGRATLSGITSGGVAGLVAITPAAGFVAPWAAVVMGLLAGFIGFAGITFVKNSFGYDDTLDAFGIHGIGGAVGAILTGVFADKSVGGVAGLINGDVSLVGKQLVAILFTIVFAAIGTYVLAKITEFIAAPLRLTADEEAEGYDAIMHDLTVE is encoded by the coding sequence ATGAACAGTGGTGATTTAGCATGGGTTTTAGTTTCAGCTGCATTAGTCTGGGTAATGACACCTGGATTAGCCTTGTTCTACGGTGGCTTAGGTGAGCGTAGAAACTTGCTGCACACGATGTTTATTCCAGTTATGATTATTGGAATTGCTTCGTTAGTGTGGTTTGTTGTTGGATATACGTTATCATTTGGTGGTAGTGGGAATGTGATTGGTAATTTTAAACATTTGTTCTTAACGAATGTTTCATTCACGCATTCTACTAAAGGTTTAACAATTCCTGATGGCGCATTTGCCTTGTTTCAAGGTATGTTTCCGATAATAACTGCAGCAATTATTACTGGATCCGTAATTGGTCGAGTTAGAATTAAAGCTTTGCTTGTATTCATTGCACTTTGGTTGATTTTTATCTACTCACCGTTAGCGCACATGGTTTGGGGCGGTGGATTCTTGGCTCAGTTAGGCGCGATTGATTTTGCTGGTGGAACTGTTGTTCATATTTCTAGTGGTGTGACTGGATTGGTATTGGCTTTGATGATTGGACATCGTCATATTGACAAGCACATACCTGTACGGCCCTCTTATGTTTTGATTGGTGGTGCGTTGTTATGGGTTGGATGGTTTGGGTTCAACTCCGGATCAGCTCTCGCAGCAAATGGCACAGCAGTTCTAGCGTTAGTTAACACATGGCTAGCATCAGCTGCCGCTGTATTAACTTGGGGTCTCGTTGAATATAAGTATCATGGACGAGCTACATTATCTGGTATTACTAGTGGCGGTGTTGCTGGATTAGTTGCTATTACGCCTGCTGCAGGATTTGTGGCACCATGGGCAGCTGTAGTGATGGGACTCTTAGCTGGGTTTATAGGCTTTGCTGGTATCACATTTGTTAAAAATAGTTTTGGATATGACGATACACTAGATGCTTTTGGTATTCATGGTATTGGTGGCGCTGTGGGCGCGATCTTGACAGGTGTATTTGCTGATAAAAGTGTTGGCGGTGTTGCTGGTTTAATCAACGGTGATGTATCATTGGTTGGCAAACAGTTAGTCGCAATTTTATTTACTATCGTATTTGCGGCGATTGGCACATATGTTTTAGCTAAAATAACAGAATTTATTGCTGCGCCATTACGTTTGACCGCTGACGAAGAAGCTGAAGGTTATGACGCAATTATGCATGATTTGACTGTGGAATAA
- a CDS encoding DNA polymerase III subunit alpha, producing MYAPLQILSSYSLLKNPNTIEQIVQTAKTRGYEAIALADVNVMYGAIDWFRQTKKHGIKPLFGLTLMVNGLVNTATLFPVVLLAENQVGYQNLMWLSSAKMTSQGDFQWETMVKHLSGINIVFPTDSELVQLISSGYEKVNDYWQQLITLVDAHHSFIGINSQMAPQIQERLAQFSEQTGGRMIALDDIDYLNSDDAFTTQVLKAIDANVKLDDIKILAQQQGSHILRDLTVVQQEYQGTEILKTAYINNELLVSKSNVSIEFKDTALPPFETPSGVTNAQFLETIAVSGLKKRLQGHNVSLNLYEERLQHELKTIEVLGFSDYFLIVWDIVNFAHKNHIQTGPGRGSVAGSLVAYSLQITDVDPLQFNLLFERFLNDERVQMPDIDIDWPPSKREELFAYLHQKYGKRNFGQIITFGTLASKQALRDVGRVFGLPTPTLSKLSASIPEGKNGRKVSIEDALKAPQLQNALRDIDNGRLLLQTALKIEGLPKNYSTHAAGIVLSANPLVQTLPVQSGTEGRLLTQFEKDPVEQLGLLKIDILGLQNLAILSQALYYAQKELPEGFDITKVALDDAKTLALFAKGDTNGVFQFESAGIKNVLRKLKPVTFEHIVAVNALYRPGPAQNIDKFIARRHGKEPVTIPDPSLKSILAPTFGIIVYQEQVMLVAESYAGFTLGEADVLRSAMSKKKVDKMQKLHEQFIKGALKNGHDQEQAELIFSYIDEFANYGFNRSHAVAYSKLAFELAYLKAHYPVAFFTALLNANLGEQKKVQQYVSEAKMRGIVVLAPDINKSYKLWTSIENQLQMGLNNIRGVRTDFVTGVLEERQNNGSFQTIQSFVRRLPDKMRKREVLEQLVYAGALDSFGYNRRELIENLASLIEGASFGNLILEETKIKKYDNFALPDRLKKEKEVIGVNLSGHPLDAYVDFILENGFSQIGNVVQPGQVEKIIAIIDSIRQIRTKKGDDMAFVKVSDTTGEISVTIFPQLFKKISNFLQPGTILSIAGKSERDMRNEIAIVANHINLAPEPQHVKPAQGTWFLQLDEKNDTPERREEISQIMKKHHGHNPVVIHWQKDGKNQKLDQEFWMSSETVIMRELAALLGSENIIFKQTY from the coding sequence ATGTACGCACCGCTTCAAATTTTAAGCAGTTATAGCTTATTAAAAAATCCAAATACAATTGAACAAATTGTCCAAACGGCAAAGACTCGTGGTTATGAAGCCATTGCACTGGCTGATGTTAATGTAATGTACGGGGCGATAGACTGGTTTCGACAAACAAAAAAGCATGGGATTAAGCCTTTATTTGGCTTGACATTAATGGTCAATGGACTTGTGAATACTGCTACGCTATTTCCAGTCGTACTATTAGCTGAGAATCAAGTAGGCTACCAAAATCTAATGTGGCTATCATCAGCCAAGATGACTAGTCAAGGAGATTTTCAGTGGGAAACAATGGTCAAACACTTATCTGGTATAAACATTGTTTTTCCAACTGACAGTGAGCTTGTTCAGCTCATCTCTTCGGGGTATGAGAAAGTTAATGACTATTGGCAACAACTTATCACCCTTGTTGACGCTCACCATTCTTTTATTGGTATTAATTCACAAATGGCACCGCAGATACAAGAGAGATTAGCGCAATTTAGCGAACAAACCGGTGGCCGTATGATTGCTTTAGATGACATTGATTATCTGAACTCAGACGATGCGTTCACTACTCAAGTCTTAAAAGCAATTGATGCAAATGTTAAATTGGACGATATTAAAATTTTGGCTCAACAACAAGGCTCACATATTTTAAGAGATTTAACTGTCGTTCAGCAAGAATACCAAGGCACAGAAATACTAAAGACAGCCTATATTAATAACGAACTATTGGTTTCAAAAAGCAATGTCAGCATTGAATTTAAAGATACGGCTTTACCACCTTTTGAAACACCATCTGGCGTGACCAACGCACAGTTTTTAGAAACAATTGCTGTCAGTGGATTAAAAAAACGATTACAAGGACATAATGTGAGCTTGAACTTGTACGAAGAAAGATTGCAGCACGAATTAAAAACCATTGAAGTGTTAGGATTTAGCGATTACTTCCTGATTGTTTGGGACATTGTTAACTTTGCGCATAAAAACCACATTCAAACTGGACCAGGTCGTGGTTCTGTCGCTGGATCTTTGGTTGCGTACAGTTTACAAATTACCGATGTAGATCCCTTGCAATTTAACTTGCTATTTGAACGCTTTCTAAATGACGAGCGCGTGCAAATGCCTGATATTGATATTGATTGGCCACCAAGCAAACGTGAAGAACTATTCGCCTACCTTCATCAAAAGTACGGGAAAAGAAATTTTGGTCAAATTATTACATTTGGTACTTTAGCTTCTAAGCAAGCCCTACGTGATGTTGGTAGGGTTTTTGGGTTACCAACCCCGACATTGAGTAAGTTGAGTGCTAGTATACCTGAAGGAAAAAATGGACGTAAAGTGTCCATTGAGGATGCGCTTAAAGCGCCACAATTACAGAATGCCCTTCGTGATATTGATAATGGTAGATTATTATTACAAACGGCGTTGAAAATTGAAGGGTTACCAAAAAATTACTCTACACATGCGGCAGGAATTGTGCTTAGTGCGAATCCTTTGGTACAAACATTGCCTGTGCAATCTGGTACGGAGGGACGTTTATTAACACAATTTGAAAAAGATCCAGTTGAACAATTAGGGTTACTTAAAATCGATATTCTAGGATTACAAAATTTGGCAATTTTAAGCCAAGCACTCTATTATGCTCAAAAAGAGCTACCAGAAGGGTTTGATATTACCAAAGTTGCTTTAGATGACGCCAAAACCTTAGCATTATTTGCTAAAGGAGACACAAATGGGGTTTTCCAATTTGAATCTGCCGGCATTAAAAATGTATTGCGAAAGCTGAAACCAGTCACCTTTGAACATATTGTGGCTGTTAACGCGCTTTATCGTCCTGGTCCTGCACAAAATATTGATAAGTTTATTGCTCGACGCCATGGTAAAGAACCAGTGACGATCCCAGACCCTAGTTTGAAATCAATTTTGGCGCCAACTTTTGGTATTATTGTATACCAAGAGCAGGTTATGCTGGTTGCGGAGTCATATGCTGGATTCACGCTAGGTGAGGCGGATGTTTTACGAAGTGCCATGTCGAAGAAAAAAGTTGACAAAATGCAAAAATTGCATGAGCAATTTATTAAAGGTGCTTTAAAAAATGGGCATGATCAAGAGCAAGCAGAACTTATTTTTTCTTATATTGATGAATTCGCTAATTATGGTTTCAATCGTTCTCATGCAGTTGCTTATAGTAAACTGGCTTTTGAGTTAGCCTATTTAAAGGCACATTATCCGGTTGCTTTTTTTACAGCTTTACTAAATGCAAATCTGGGTGAACAAAAAAAAGTGCAGCAATATGTATCTGAAGCTAAAATGCGCGGAATTGTAGTATTAGCACCAGATATCAACAAGTCATATAAACTTTGGACATCTATCGAAAACCAATTACAAATGGGCTTGAACAACATCCGTGGTGTTCGTACGGATTTTGTGACAGGTGTGTTAGAAGAGCGACAAAATAATGGTTCATTTCAAACAATCCAGTCCTTTGTCAGACGTTTGCCAGATAAAATGCGTAAACGAGAAGTGTTAGAGCAGTTAGTATATGCTGGTGCACTTGATTCGTTTGGCTATAATCGACGCGAACTAATCGAAAATCTAGCGAGCTTGATTGAAGGTGCAAGCTTTGGTAACTTAATTTTGGAAGAAACGAAAATTAAGAAGTATGATAATTTTGCTTTGCCTGATCGTCTGAAAAAAGAAAAAGAAGTTATTGGCGTGAATTTATCAGGTCATCCTTTAGATGCATATGTTGATTTCATTTTGGAAAATGGTTTTAGTCAGATAGGAAATGTCGTACAGCCTGGCCAGGTTGAGAAAATAATCGCAATTATCGACAGTATTCGTCAGATCCGCACTAAAAAGGGGGATGACATGGCTTTCGTGAAGGTCTCTGATACCACTGGAGAAATTAGTGTAACCATATTTCCACAACTATTTAAAAAAATTAGCAATTTTCTGCAGCCTGGAACAATATTGAGCATTGCTGGTAAATCAGAGCGTGATATGCGGAATGAAATCGCTATTGTGGCTAATCACATTAATTTAGCGCCAGAACCGCAGCATGTCAAACCCGCTCAAGGGACCTGGTTTCTTCAACTTGACGAAAAGAATGATACACCGGAAAGGCGTGAGGAAATTAGCCAAATTATGAAAAAACATCATGGTCATAATCCAGTGGTGATTCACTGGCAAAAAGATGGTAAAAATCAAAAACTTGATCAAGAATTTTGGATGAGTAGTGAAACCGTTATCATGCGCGAATTAGCAGCTTTACTAGGTAGTGAAAATATTATTTTTAAACAAACTTACTAA
- the pepT gene encoding peptidase T: MTKYPELTERFLKYIKVDTQSDENSETVPSSPKEVAFLADLAEELKAIGLENVRTMKDGYVFAELSSNIDDSAVPTIGFIAHVDTADFNGANINPQIIENYDGQSSIKLGNSGYELTTKEFPSLKKYAGHTLITTDGTTLLGADDKAGDAEIITAAQYLIAHPEVKHGDLRFAFGPDEEIGIGADHFDVEAFGADFAYTMDGGPLGELEWETFNAASAVITIQGRNVHPGTAKDTMVNAIQLAFDFHEQLPVHDRPENTEGTEGFWHLLAVDGNPEEATLRYIVRDHDRNIFEERKQRLLDIADAFNQKLREKRIKVVLKDQYYNMGEILKDDMCSVNLAEKAMNNLAIKPIIEPVRGGTDGSKITFLGLPTPNIFAGGENMHGRFEYISTTVMEQATDVILEIVKLAQEK; encoded by the coding sequence ATGACAAAGTATCCTGAATTAACAGAACGTTTTTTGAAGTATATAAAAGTAGATACGCAGTCTGATGAGAATTCAGAAACAGTGCCGTCGTCACCTAAAGAGGTCGCCTTTTTGGCAGATTTAGCTGAGGAGTTGAAAGCTATTGGTCTTGAAAATGTACGCACAATGAAAGACGGTTATGTGTTTGCGGAATTATCAAGCAATATTGATGATAGTGCTGTGCCCACAATTGGATTTATTGCACACGTTGATACTGCAGATTTTAATGGAGCGAACATTAACCCACAAATTATTGAGAATTACGACGGCCAATCGTCAATTAAGTTAGGAAATAGTGGTTATGAATTGACAACTAAGGAATTTCCTAGCTTAAAAAAATATGCGGGACATACGCTAATAACAACCGATGGTACAACACTATTAGGTGCTGATGATAAAGCTGGAGATGCTGAAATCATTACGGCAGCTCAGTATTTGATTGCACATCCAGAGGTTAAGCATGGTGATTTGCGATTTGCTTTTGGACCAGATGAAGAGATTGGTATTGGTGCCGACCATTTTGATGTTGAAGCATTTGGTGCTGACTTCGCTTATACAATGGATGGCGGACCGTTAGGAGAGCTTGAGTGGGAGACATTTAATGCTGCGAGCGCCGTTATCACAATTCAGGGGCGAAATGTTCATCCAGGAACTGCAAAAGATACAATGGTTAATGCTATTCAGCTAGCATTTGATTTCCATGAACAACTTCCTGTCCATGATCGCCCAGAAAACACTGAAGGAACAGAAGGATTTTGGCATCTTCTAGCAGTTGACGGTAATCCTGAAGAAGCAACTCTGCGTTATATTGTTCGTGATCATGACCGAAATATATTTGAAGAACGTAAGCAAAGATTATTAGATATTGCCGATGCCTTTAATCAGAAATTAAGGGAAAAGCGTATTAAAGTTGTATTGAAAGATCAATACTATAATATGGGTGAAATCTTGAAAGATGACATGTGTTCAGTTAATTTGGCTGAAAAAGCGATGAATAACTTAGCGATTAAACCAATTATTGAACCTGTCCGTGGTGGTACCGATGGTTCAAAAATAACTTTCCTAGGGCTGCCAACACCAAATATTTTTGCTGGTGGCGAAAATATGCATGGCCGTTTTGAATATATTTCTACAACAGTCATGGAACAGGCAACAGACGTTATTTTAGAAATTGTAAAACTTGCACAAGAAAAATAA
- a CDS encoding PhoH family protein: protein MTAQIQQIFTFENVEQQTKLLGVNDNFLQLIEEGLTVQLHARGDQMTISGDEDKVPLAKAVLRELTTLIKHQINISDTDVVSAITMAQRGTLEYFGDLYSEVLIRDNKGRSVHVKNFGQRQYVQSIRKNDVTFGIGPAGTGKTFLAVVMAIAALKRGDVERIIITRPAVEAGESLGFLPGDLKEKVDPYMRPIYDAMNALIGAEQTQRLMERGVIEIAPLAYMRGRTLDEAFIILDEAQNTTNQQMKMFLTRFGFGSKMIINGDISQIDLPYGAKSGLISVQRILKDVNHVSFIHFGSADVVRHPVVGLIVGAYEAAEKKLAELKKEQIN from the coding sequence TTGACAGCACAAATTCAGCAAATTTTTACATTTGAAAATGTGGAGCAACAGACTAAGTTGCTTGGCGTTAATGATAATTTTTTACAGTTAATTGAAGAAGGATTAACTGTACAACTTCATGCTCGTGGTGACCAGATGACCATCTCAGGTGATGAGGATAAAGTGCCATTAGCTAAAGCTGTACTACGCGAGTTAACTACATTAATTAAGCATCAAATTAATATATCTGATACTGACGTTGTGAGTGCAATAACAATGGCACAGCGTGGGACATTGGAATATTTTGGTGACTTATATTCTGAAGTACTAATTCGTGACAATAAAGGGCGTTCCGTTCACGTTAAAAATTTTGGCCAACGTCAGTACGTGCAATCAATCCGTAAAAATGATGTCACGTTTGGCATTGGGCCAGCTGGAACAGGGAAAACCTTTTTAGCAGTCGTTATGGCAATAGCAGCTTTGAAGCGCGGTGACGTTGAAAGGATTATTATCACACGTCCTGCTGTTGAAGCAGGTGAGTCACTAGGATTTCTCCCAGGTGATTTGAAGGAAAAAGTAGATCCATATATGCGTCCCATTTACGATGCTATGAATGCACTAATTGGCGCGGAACAGACCCAGCGATTAATGGAGCGTGGTGTGATTGAAATTGCACCGCTAGCCTATATGCGTGGTCGAACATTGGACGAGGCATTTATCATTTTAGATGAAGCGCAAAATACAACGAATCAGCAAATGAAAATGTTCCTAACACGTTTTGGATTTGGCTCAAAAATGATTATTAATGGGGATATCTCCCAAATCGATTTACCATACGGTGCAAAATCCGGGCTTATTTCAGTCCAACGTATTTTGAAAGACGTAAATCATGTGTCATTTATTCATTTCGGTAGTGCCGATGTTGTTCGTCATCCAGTTGTCGGTCTAATAGTGGGTGCCTATGAAGCAGCTGAAAAAAAATTAGCCGAATTAAAAAAGGAGCAAATTAACTAA
- a CDS encoding Nif3-like dinuclear metal center hexameric protein: MIAQELINKIELFAPKQLAEEGDPTGLQIGDPKQPVHRVMTALDVRPEVVQEAIDNQVDFIWAHHEVMFFPAKNLDLSQPQNRMYADLIQHHIVVYASHTNMDSAQGGMNDWLAEALGIQNAVPLVPNVDKRTGLGRIGQLVQPISVQEYAVKIRDLFQVQAVRVIANDVTKPIQKIAVLGGDGGRWWRVAQQAGADAYVTADVYYHVGHDILASNFIVIDPDHHMEAIANKKMVAKVKEWFGDTVDVVATKINTDPYKYI; the protein is encoded by the coding sequence GTGATTGCACAAGAGTTAATTAACAAGATTGAGCTTTTTGCACCTAAACAATTAGCTGAGGAGGGTGACCCTACAGGACTGCAAATTGGTGATCCTAAACAGCCTGTGCATCGAGTAATGACAGCCCTTGACGTTCGCCCAGAAGTGGTTCAAGAGGCAATTGACAATCAGGTCGATTTTATATGGGCACACCATGAGGTCATGTTCTTTCCGGCAAAAAATCTAGACCTATCACAGCCTCAAAATCGAATGTATGCAGATTTGATTCAACACCATATTGTTGTTTATGCTTCACATACTAATATGGACAGCGCACAAGGTGGCATGAATGATTGGTTGGCTGAAGCACTTGGTATTCAAAATGCAGTGCCTCTGGTACCAAATGTAGATAAGAGAACGGGTCTTGGCAGGATTGGACAATTAGTGCAACCAATTTCTGTACAAGAATACGCTGTGAAAATTCGTGATTTGTTTCAAGTTCAAGCAGTGCGCGTTATCGCTAACGATGTGACAAAGCCAATTCAAAAGATCGCTGTGCTAGGTGGAGATGGAGGCCGTTGGTGGCGGGTTGCGCAACAAGCAGGAGCTGATGCCTACGTCACAGCCGATGTCTACTATCACGTTGGGCACGACATCTTGGCTTCAAATTTTATTGTGATTGATCCTGATCATCACATGGAAGCCATTGCTAACAAAAAAATGGTTGCTAAGGTCAAAGAATGGTTTGGCGACACTGTTGATGTAGTTGCTACAAAAATCAATACAGATCCATACAAATATATTTAG
- the pyk gene encoding pyruvate kinase → MKKTKIVSTLGPSSSDVETIVKLIQAGANVFRFNFSHGDHEEHLGRMNAVHEAEKITGKTVGILLDTKGAEIRTTKQADGKIEFHTGDTLRIAMDENLEGTKEKIAVTYAGLFDDVKEGGQVLFDDGLLGTTVIEKDSAARELVVRVDNDGILGSRKGVNAPGVSINLPGITEKDADDIRFGLDHEINYIAASFVRKPEDVLEIRALLKEKNMEHVQIIPKIESQEGIDNLDAILEVSDALMVPRGDMGVEIPAENVPLVQKDMIRKMNKAGLPVITATQMLDSMEENPRPTRAEASDVANAVFDGTDATMLSGESANGDYPVEAVATMAAIDEKAETSLRENGRHEDIFFDETDSTEAVAASVARIARNVNAKAVVVSTNSGYTARMVSKHRPDVNILAVTYSERVQRGLTLNYGVVPVVYDAPKTIDEMVDLAKKAVKDQGLANSGDTIVIAAGVPMSQSGTTNMLTVQTV, encoded by the coding sequence ATGAAAAAGACGAAAATCGTCTCAACACTTGGTCCGTCATCATCTGATGTCGAAACAATCGTAAAGTTAATCCAAGCGGGCGCCAACGTATTCCGTTTTAACTTTTCACACGGTGATCACGAAGAACATTTGGGTCGTATGAATGCTGTTCACGAAGCCGAAAAGATTACTGGAAAGACAGTTGGTATCTTGTTGGACACTAAGGGTGCTGAAATCCGTACAACAAAGCAAGCTGACGGCAAGATCGAATTTCATACAGGTGACACATTGCGTATTGCAATGGATGAAAACCTTGAAGGAACGAAAGAAAAAATCGCCGTTACATACGCTGGTTTGTTCGATGATGTTAAAGAAGGTGGACAAGTCTTGTTTGATGATGGGTTGCTTGGTACAACTGTTATCGAAAAAGATTCAGCCGCTCGCGAATTAGTTGTTCGCGTTGATAATGACGGTATTTTGGGATCACGTAAGGGTGTTAATGCACCTGGTGTTTCAATTAACTTGCCAGGTATTACTGAAAAAGATGCTGATGACATCCGTTTTGGTTTGGATCATGAAATCAACTATATCGCTGCTTCATTCGTTCGTAAGCCTGAAGATGTGCTCGAAATCCGTGCATTGCTGAAGGAAAAGAACATGGAACACGTGCAAATCATTCCTAAGATTGAATCACAAGAAGGTATCGATAATCTTGATGCAATCTTGGAAGTTTCAGATGCTTTGATGGTACCACGTGGTGACATGGGTGTTGAAATTCCTGCTGAAAATGTGCCTTTGGTTCAAAAAGACATGATTCGTAAGATGAACAAAGCCGGATTACCTGTTATTACTGCTACACAAATGCTTGATTCAATGGAAGAAAACCCACGTCCTACACGTGCCGAAGCTTCCGATGTGGCCAATGCTGTGTTCGATGGTACTGATGCAACAATGTTGTCAGGTGAATCAGCTAACGGTGACTATCCTGTTGAAGCTGTTGCAACAATGGCTGCAATCGATGAGAAGGCCGAAACTTCATTGCGCGAAAACGGTCGTCATGAGGATATTTTCTTTGATGAAACTGATTCAACAGAAGCTGTTGCAGCATCTGTTGCTCGTATCGCACGCAATGTGAATGCTAAGGCTGTTGTTGTATCAACCAACTCTGGTTACACTGCACGTATGGTTTCAAAGCACCGCCCTGATGTTAACATTTTGGCCGTTACTTATTCAGAACGCGTGCAACGTGGTTTGACATTGAACTATGGTGTTGTTCCAGTGGTTTATGATGCACCAAAGACTATTGACGAAATGGTTGACTTAGCTAAGAAGGCCGTTAAAGACCAAGGATTGGCTAATTCAGGTGATACTATTGTTATTGCAGCAGGTGTACCAATGTCACAATCAGGTACAACAAACATGTTGACTGTGCAAACAGTATAA
- a CDS encoding tRNA (adenine(22)-N(1))-methyltransferase, which produces MDSIHLSPRLAAVASFVPKGARLADIGSDHAYLPANLLINNKISFAIAGEVAKGPYENAQHEIVRRSLTTQLEARLANGLAAIKDEDHIDTVTIAGMGGVLITDILEAGFSKAKRFETLILQPNTDEHIVRTWLNNHQYKINDEVIEQEDNHFYEIMVATEGTQSLSSLDKKFGPVLRKQKTSVFVAKWQKELDRIDTIFENLEFAGKADSPIYQEWKNKYQQIQEVIK; this is translated from the coding sequence ATGGACAGTATTCATCTTTCACCACGGCTTGCAGCTGTGGCTTCATTTGTACCCAAAGGCGCAAGGTTAGCCGATATTGGCTCTGATCACGCCTATTTACCTGCTAATCTATTAATCAATAACAAAATTTCGTTTGCAATTGCTGGTGAGGTTGCTAAAGGGCCTTACGAAAATGCGCAGCACGAAATTGTTCGAAGATCGTTAACCACGCAACTTGAGGCGAGATTGGCGAATGGATTAGCGGCAATTAAAGATGAGGATCATATTGATACGGTCACAATCGCTGGTATGGGCGGTGTCTTAATTACAGACATATTAGAAGCGGGATTTTCAAAAGCCAAACGATTTGAAACGCTTATACTACAACCTAATACCGATGAGCACATTGTGCGAACATGGCTAAACAACCATCAGTATAAAATTAACGATGAGGTTATTGAACAAGAGGATAACCATTTTTACGAAATTATGGTTGCAACAGAGGGCACTCAAAGTTTATCAAGCCTTGATAAAAAATTTGGTCCGGTCTTGCGAAAGCAAAAAACATCAGTTTTTGTTGCTAAATGGCAGAAAGAATTGGATCGCATCGACACAATTTTTGAAAATCTTGAATTTGCTGGGAAAGCGGATTCACCTATTTATCAAGAGTGGAAAAACAAATATCAGCAAATTCAGGAGGTTATCAAGTGA
- a CDS encoding ECF transporter S component: MSANKWSLRDVIFIALIGVFFGFIFWAWAFGYNVIAAFLTPFGLSAYANDATLGPWLMAGPMAGFILRRPGASIVGETLAGTIEMVFGSQWGVMNVVAALIQGFGTELGFAVFGYRRWDKTSLSMSVITVTVVTFIWDLFRNGYADYSFGLLIGLFITRLISAAIFAGVIVYFTQKLVAKSGILEVNKNEVVS, translated from the coding sequence ATGTCTGCAAACAAATGGTCACTTCGCGATGTTATCTTCATCGCACTAATCGGTGTGTTTTTTGGATTTATATTTTGGGCTTGGGCATTTGGCTATAATGTCATCGCTGCCTTTTTAACACCATTCGGATTAAGCGCATATGCTAATGATGCAACATTGGGTCCTTGGCTAATGGCTGGTCCTATGGCTGGGTTCATTTTACGTCGTCCCGGTGCATCTATTGTGGGTGAAACACTTGCCGGCACAATTGAAATGGTCTTTGGTTCTCAATGGGGTGTCATGAATGTTGTCGCTGCATTAATCCAAGGTTTTGGTACCGAACTTGGATTTGCTGTATTTGGCTACCGTCGTTGGGACAAAACGAGTTTGTCAATGTCTGTCATCACAGTTACTGTTGTGACATTTATTTGGGACCTGTTCCGTAATGGTTATGCCGATTACTCATTTGGTTTGTTGATTGGATTATTCATTACTCGCCTCATTTCAGCAGCTATTTTTGCAGGAGTTATCGTTTACTTCACACAAAAATTGGTTGCTAAATCAGGTATTCTAGAAGTTAATAAAAACGAGGTGGTCTCATGA
- a CDS encoding YjzD family protein, with product MKYIMVAIWSAIFGEILGYIVSQLNSGTYDFVTVAVIAVIVGEIALVAIPAISGSAAPKEVASEE from the coding sequence ATGAAATACATTATGGTAGCAATTTGGTCGGCAATATTTGGTGAAATTTTGGGTTATATTGTATCCCAATTGAATTCTGGCACTTATGATTTTGTTACTGTTGCTGTCATTGCTGTCATTGTTGGTGAAATTGCGCTAGTTGCAATTCCAGCAATTTCAGGATCAGCTGCACCAAAAGAAGTTGCGTCTGAAGAATAA